Proteins encoded by one window of Yersinia massiliensis:
- a CDS encoding fimbrial protein yields the protein MMQRDFLRFSSTLWAAVTRWKPLFLGGLLLLGYAGSVKAEGIYANCARNSGYYQYFDTTALEIGKDSTVGSVIGPWINSNNPTAWSCTPNSNYQQPITFSVQGYPPFTVNSSISTDGQTYTVYNHPNKVGLGYIARWRFTLNGKTTNWQPLTIATGGQQTHPDSIAISYNAGAKFYLGLDVQVRFVKIATNLTSGTIPLFDPTYMRHVQTYNNGTPAVGDLTYMITQFKSGSSIAAGTGTCTTPNVTVNLPEASVSDFHGVGSNAGRKAFNLAFNQCPAGLASIGYSFAATTQVLDATNGVVAPNASSTASGVGIQLLRGTGTPVTFGTVYLLDNYDATSKANYQVPMQAGLFQTGNLVGAGSANSEITFTLNYK from the coding sequence ATGATGCAACGTGATTTTTTACGCTTTAGCTCGACTCTCTGGGCCGCGGTGACCCGATGGAAGCCTCTGTTTTTGGGCGGGTTGTTGCTGCTTGGTTATGCCGGTTCGGTCAAAGCCGAGGGCATTTATGCTAACTGTGCGCGTAACAGCGGTTATTATCAGTATTTCGATACTACGGCTCTGGAAATAGGCAAAGACAGTACCGTCGGGAGTGTGATTGGCCCTTGGATCAATTCAAATAACCCTACCGCCTGGAGTTGCACACCTAACAGCAACTATCAGCAGCCGATAACTTTTAGCGTGCAAGGTTATCCACCCTTTACAGTGAACAGCAGTATCAGTACTGATGGGCAAACTTACACTGTTTACAATCATCCCAACAAGGTTGGTTTGGGTTACATTGCCCGCTGGCGCTTTACCTTAAATGGCAAAACCACCAACTGGCAGCCACTGACTATCGCCACTGGGGGGCAACAAACGCATCCTGATTCGATAGCCATCAGTTACAATGCCGGGGCCAAGTTCTATCTGGGGCTTGATGTTCAGGTTCGTTTTGTCAAAATCGCCACTAATCTGACCAGTGGCACCATCCCATTGTTCGACCCCACTTATATGCGCCATGTGCAAACCTACAATAACGGTACGCCTGCAGTAGGGGATCTCACCTATATGATCACCCAGTTTAAAAGTGGGAGTTCAATTGCTGCTGGCACAGGGACTTGCACAACGCCGAATGTGACGGTTAACCTGCCTGAGGCTTCAGTCAGTGATTTTCACGGAGTTGGCTCTAATGCGGGGCGTAAAGCATTTAATTTGGCATTCAACCAATGTCCAGCCGGTTTGGCCAGTATCGGTTACAGTTTTGCGGCCACCACGCAAGTGCTTGATGCCACAAATGGTGTGGTGGCACCTAACGCGAGCTCCACTGCCAGTGGGGTCGGCATCCAACTATTGCGTGGTACGGGTACACCGGTGACCTTTGGTACGGTTTATCTGCTGGATAACTACGATGCAACGTCAAAGGCCAACTATCAGGTGCCAATGCAGGCTGGGTTGTTTCAAACCGGCAACTTGGTTGGCGCAGGCAGTGCGAATAGCGAAATCACTTTTACGCTGAATTATAAGTAG
- a CDS encoding alpha/beta hydrolase — protein sequence MIRLPLVATITLLLSCQAAFASLPTFSIWPGGEAPGAKNSPTTESLVERSKDASQPDRAVTGVRAPKITVYAPEKPNGIALLVTPGGSYQRVVLDKEGSDLAPVFNMQGYTLFVMTYRMPAEGHAEGSNAPLADAQRALRTLRARAAEWHIDPEKIGIMGFSAGGHVAASLETRYDESVYAAVDAIDQQSARPDFAVLGYPVISMDPAIAHPGSRKALIGDAPTMEQEHRYSTEQNVTSETPPTFILHAVDDPSVPVDNSLVMFNALRAHKVPTELHLFAEGKHGFGIRGAKGLPAAEWPQLAMNWITSLPEIQK from the coding sequence ATGATTCGTTTACCTCTGGTGGCTACCATTACTCTACTGTTGTCATGTCAGGCGGCATTTGCCTCCTTACCCACCTTTTCCATCTGGCCCGGCGGTGAAGCGCCTGGGGCGAAAAACAGCCCGACGACTGAATCCCTCGTGGAGCGTAGCAAAGACGCCTCGCAGCCCGATCGGGCCGTAACCGGAGTTCGCGCGCCAAAAATCACCGTCTATGCGCCGGAGAAGCCCAACGGTATCGCGCTATTGGTCACGCCAGGCGGCTCTTATCAGCGGGTGGTGCTGGATAAAGAAGGTAGCGATCTCGCTCCAGTGTTTAACATGCAAGGCTATACCCTGTTTGTGATGACCTACCGGATGCCGGCAGAGGGTCATGCGGAGGGCAGTAATGCACCGTTGGCCGATGCGCAACGCGCGTTGCGTACTCTGCGGGCGCGTGCCGCAGAGTGGCATATTGACCCTGAAAAAATCGGCATCATGGGCTTTTCTGCTGGGGGGCACGTGGCAGCCAGTCTGGAGACTCGCTATGACGAGTCGGTTTACGCCGCCGTGGATGCTATCGACCAACAAAGCGCACGACCAGATTTCGCGGTACTCGGTTATCCGGTGATTTCCATGGATCCGGCGATTGCTCATCCCGGATCGCGCAAAGCGCTGATTGGCGATGCACCGACGATGGAGCAGGAGCATCGCTATTCAACGGAGCAGAACGTTACGTCAGAGACACCGCCAACCTTTATTCTGCATGCGGTTGATGATCCTTCCGTGCCGGTTGATAACTCGCTGGTGATGTTCAATGCGCTACGCGCCCACAAAGTGCCGACGGAGCTACACTTGTTCGCTGAAGGGAAACATGGGTTTGGTATTCGTGGCGCTAAAGGCCTGCCTGCAGCCGAATGGCCGCAGTTGGCGATGAACTGGATAACCTCACTGCCTGAAATACAAAAATAG
- a CDS encoding PTS transporter subunit EIIC — protein sequence MAIDYALTAQEIIKYIGGDNNVINVTHCATRLRFILKDNTVVDKEKLNRVKGVITVIEAGGQMQVVIGNHVSDAYLHVTRLINIDESTPVAAPKVGVVSRLMDIISSIFAPFLYPLAACGILQGIISFLAAIGWMDAASGTYRILNFVSWTGFTFLPVMVAFTAAKKFNVNPFTAVITACALISPDYMSMLTANKITTVNSADPAVQQLMHDAVNNPQIAHILNTIAGIPLSSPTLDFFGIPVQYLSYTASVIPIILMVWAMSYVQRFFERILPMVVRNLFTPMFCIAIMVPLTLLVFGPVGNLIGGAIGGVYNTLYNLSPAIAGFMVGAFWQPLVTLGVHWGITPVTVGNYATLGYDTFTGLQASAVFAMAGTMFGVYLKTRNREMKGISLSAGITALFGITEPAIYGVALRLKKPFLCSCAAGGIGGAIAGSFNAVSWSYCLPGIAVLPVFFKEGHMTQFLGFLLSVTVAFVLGAVFTWLVGFTDEPNSVEQSVSPSETPLTQAQMNQG from the coding sequence ATGGCAATTGATTACGCACTCACCGCTCAAGAAATTATTAAATATATCGGCGGTGATAATAATGTGATTAATGTCACACATTGTGCGACACGTTTACGCTTTATATTGAAAGATAATACCGTTGTCGATAAAGAAAAATTAAATCGCGTGAAAGGCGTTATCACCGTTATTGAAGCGGGTGGGCAGATGCAGGTGGTAATTGGTAATCATGTCAGTGATGCCTATCTCCATGTGACTCGTTTGATTAATATCGATGAAAGCACCCCCGTTGCCGCACCTAAAGTCGGTGTCGTGAGCCGCCTGATGGATATTATCTCCAGTATTTTTGCTCCCTTTCTCTATCCGTTGGCTGCATGCGGTATCTTACAAGGGATTATCTCTTTTCTTGCCGCGATAGGTTGGATGGATGCCGCGAGCGGAACTTACCGTATTCTGAATTTTGTCTCATGGACCGGTTTTACTTTCTTGCCGGTGATGGTGGCCTTTACCGCCGCGAAAAAATTCAACGTGAATCCTTTTACGGCCGTCATTACCGCTTGTGCGCTGATCAGCCCTGACTACATGAGTATGCTGACCGCGAATAAAATCACCACAGTGAATTCTGCTGACCCTGCTGTTCAACAACTGATGCATGACGCGGTAAATAACCCACAGATTGCGCATATTTTAAATACCATTGCGGGTATTCCGCTATCCTCTCCTACACTGGATTTCTTCGGCATTCCCGTGCAATACCTGAGTTATACCGCCTCGGTCATTCCGATCATCTTGATGGTGTGGGCGATGTCATATGTACAGCGCTTCTTTGAACGCATCCTACCGATGGTGGTGCGCAACTTGTTCACGCCGATGTTCTGTATTGCCATCATGGTGCCATTAACACTGTTGGTGTTTGGCCCAGTGGGTAACCTTATTGGCGGCGCGATTGGAGGCGTTTACAACACGCTTTATAACCTCAGCCCCGCAATCGCAGGGTTTATGGTTGGGGCATTCTGGCAGCCATTGGTGACGTTGGGCGTCCATTGGGGCATTACACCGGTCACGGTGGGTAACTACGCCACTTTGGGTTATGACACCTTTACCGGCCTGCAAGCCTCTGCGGTGTTTGCCATGGCGGGCACCATGTTCGGCGTTTACTTGAAAACACGTAATCGTGAAATGAAAGGAATTTCTTTGTCAGCCGGTATCACGGCATTGTTTGGGATAACCGAGCCAGCCATTTACGGTGTGGCGTTACGATTGAAAAAACCGTTCCTCTGTAGCTGTGCTGCTGGGGGAATTGGCGGGGCGATTGCGGGTTCCTTTAATGCGGTGTCGTGGAGTTACTGCCTACCGGGTATTGCTGTACTGCCGGTCTTCTTTAAAGAAGGGCATATGACTCAGTTCCTCGGATTCTTGCTCTCCGTCACGGTCGCATTTGTGTTGGGTGCTGTTTTCACGTGGTTGGTAGGTTTTACGGATGAACCAAACAGCGTGGAGCAAAGTGTTAGCCCATCTGAAACGCCGCTGACACAGGCGCAGATGAATCAGGGCTAA
- a CDS encoding 6-phospho-beta-glucosidase has product MSDKQLPKDFLWGGAVAAHQVEGGWDKGGKGVSIADVLSGGAHGVDRVMTDGVQEGYRYPNHEAVDFYGHYKEDIALFAEMGFKCFRTSIAWTRIFPNGDEQQPNEAGLQFYDDMFDELLKYGIEPVITLSHFEMPWHLVKEYGGWKNRQVVDFFVKFSEVVMERYKSKVKYWMTFNEINNQRNWKYPLFGYCCSGVIFTEQENPEETMYQVLHHQFVASAKVVKLGHAINPDFKIGCMVAMVPLYPFSCHPDDMMYSVEAMRERYLFGDVHMRGYYPSYILNEWERRGFTIHMEEGDLEALREGCADYMGLSYYMSNAVSAVNPGSGNSLSGFEGSVPNPHVKASDWGWQIDPVGLRYSLSVLYERYQKPLFIVENGFGAIDKVADDGMVHDDYRIAYLKAHIEQMKKAVFEDGVDLMGYTPWGCIDCVSFTTGEYSKRYGFIYVDKNDDGTGTMARSRKLSFDWYKNVISSNGEDL; this is encoded by the coding sequence ATGAGTGACAAACAATTACCAAAAGATTTCTTATGGGGCGGCGCTGTTGCGGCGCACCAAGTCGAAGGCGGCTGGGATAAAGGTGGCAAAGGGGTGAGTATCGCCGATGTCCTTTCCGGTGGCGCACACGGTGTTGATCGTGTCATGACCGATGGTGTACAGGAAGGTTACCGCTATCCTAATCATGAAGCTGTTGATTTTTATGGTCACTACAAAGAAGACATCGCACTCTTTGCGGAAATGGGCTTCAAATGCTTCCGGACTTCCATTGCTTGGACGCGTATCTTCCCGAACGGTGATGAGCAGCAGCCGAATGAAGCGGGCCTGCAATTCTACGATGACATGTTCGATGAATTACTGAAATACGGTATCGAACCGGTGATTACGTTATCTCACTTCGAAATGCCGTGGCATTTGGTGAAAGAGTATGGCGGTTGGAAAAATCGCCAAGTGGTCGACTTCTTCGTGAAATTCAGCGAAGTGGTGATGGAGCGCTATAAAAGCAAAGTTAAGTATTGGATGACCTTTAACGAAATCAATAACCAACGTAACTGGAAGTATCCATTGTTTGGTTATTGCTGTTCGGGCGTGATTTTTACCGAACAAGAAAATCCTGAAGAAACCATGTATCAAGTGCTTCATCATCAGTTTGTTGCCAGCGCTAAAGTGGTCAAACTGGGCCATGCCATTAATCCAGACTTCAAAATTGGCTGTATGGTGGCGATGGTGCCCCTGTATCCGTTCTCTTGCCATCCAGATGACATGATGTATTCCGTTGAAGCTATGCGTGAACGTTATCTATTCGGTGACGTCCACATGCGTGGCTACTACCCGTCATACATTCTTAATGAATGGGAACGTCGTGGATTTACCATTCATATGGAGGAGGGCGATCTTGAGGCGCTGCGTGAGGGTTGTGCAGACTACATGGGGCTGAGTTATTACATGAGTAACGCCGTTTCTGCGGTCAACCCAGGAAGCGGCAATTCACTCTCTGGTTTTGAAGGCAGTGTCCCTAACCCGCATGTGAAGGCATCAGACTGGGGATGGCAGATTGACCCTGTGGGCTTGCGTTATTCACTGAGCGTCTTGTATGAGCGTTATCAGAAGCCGCTGTTTATCGTTGAGAACGGTTTTGGCGCGATCGATAAAGTTGCAGACGACGGCATGGTCCATGACGATTACCGTATTGCTTATCTGAAAGCCCATATTGAACAGATGAAGAAAGCAGTGTTTGAAGACGGGGTTGATTTAATGGGATACACCCCATGGGGCTGCATCGATTGTGTGTCATTCACCACCGGTGAATACAGCAAACGTTATGGTTTTATCTATGTGGATAAAAACGATGATGGCACTGGCACTATGGCGCGTTCACGCAAATTAAGTTTCGATTGGTATAAGAATGTCATTTCGAGTAACGGTGAAGATCTCTAA
- a CDS encoding fimbrial protein: MPAGWLLMLAGWLLIIVHPLAQAADVTITINGKVVAKPCTVSTVSTMVELDDLYTFNLLAVGATSPWHSVTLSLTNCPEGTTKVTAAFSGTADSTNSYYANQGEARNIALQLADSDGVNLPNGSTKVVAVNNASLAANLVLQVRAITPGGNATQGSVQSLINVTYTYS, encoded by the coding sequence ATGCCCGCTGGGTGGTTACTGATGCTCGCTGGGTGGTTACTGATAATAGTACACCCTCTGGCACAAGCAGCAGATGTCACCATCACTATCAATGGCAAGGTGGTGGCCAAACCTTGCACGGTATCTACCGTATCTACCATGGTAGAACTGGACGATTTGTATACTTTCAACCTGCTCGCGGTGGGGGCGACTTCGCCATGGCATTCAGTGACGTTGAGCCTCACCAACTGCCCAGAAGGGACCACAAAGGTCACCGCGGCCTTTTCCGGCACGGCCGATAGCACCAACAGTTATTACGCCAATCAGGGCGAGGCCCGCAACATTGCACTACAACTGGCCGATAGCGACGGTGTGAATCTGCCCAACGGCAGTACCAAAGTCGTGGCGGTGAATAATGCTTCACTGGCCGCGAACCTAGTGTTACAGGTGAGAGCCATTACACCCGGCGGTAATGCGACACAGGGTTCGGTTCAATCCCTGATCAACGTGACTTACACCTATTCCTGA
- a CDS encoding fimbrial biogenesis chaperone, producing the protein MSAFNCWNFNLKGRWVSGLLLISAVALLIPIPAAYAEIYLGATRLIVNAKEKEATLRVVNEGRSAVLLQIWVDLGESEAPPEKITTPFIVSPPILRLDGTRSQRLRVLFTGSGTPLPSDRESVFWLNVLEVPQKVTGNTASHMQMAFRTRIKLFYRPLQLQGISTANIQEQLRFSLIKQGNKSAVRVSNPTPFHQTLLEISLGRDKNQIVASVIPESGMINPKGQDSFVLEHTKATVASGMTVFYSVLDDFGTVVTGEQQLQP; encoded by the coding sequence ATGTCAGCTTTTAATTGTTGGAATTTTAACCTGAAAGGTCGATGGGTAAGTGGCTTGTTGCTGATTAGCGCGGTGGCCCTGCTTATCCCAATTCCAGCAGCATATGCCGAGATCTATCTGGGGGCTACGCGTTTGATCGTCAACGCGAAAGAGAAAGAAGCAACATTGAGAGTGGTCAACGAAGGCCGTTCAGCCGTGCTGTTACAGATCTGGGTAGATCTTGGGGAAAGTGAAGCACCGCCAGAGAAAATCACCACGCCTTTTATCGTTTCTCCACCGATTTTGCGCCTTGACGGCACACGCTCACAACGCCTCAGAGTTTTGTTTACCGGCAGTGGTACGCCACTGCCAAGCGATCGTGAGTCGGTATTTTGGCTAAATGTACTGGAAGTCCCGCAGAAGGTAACGGGTAATACCGCCAGCCATATGCAGATGGCTTTCAGAACGCGAATTAAATTATTCTATCGACCGTTGCAGTTGCAGGGAATAAGCACCGCCAATATTCAGGAACAATTGCGTTTTAGCTTGATAAAACAAGGGAATAAATCTGCGGTGCGGGTCAGTAACCCCACACCTTTTCACCAGACATTGCTGGAGATCTCACTGGGGCGCGATAAGAACCAGATTGTCGCGAGTGTCATCCCTGAAAGCGGCATGATTAATCCTAAAGGTCAGGATAGTTTTGTTTTGGAGCACACCAAGGCAACAGTTGCTTCTGGTATGACGGTGTTTTACTCGGTATTGGACGACTTTGGCACGGTGGTGACGGGGGAGCAGCAGCTACAGCCCTGA
- a CDS encoding fimbrial protein, with product MKDLIRVFLKYLGAAAIMIGYSSNAHAFACQTAAGAAIPIGGGSANVYVDLAPQIGVGQNLVVDLSSRIFCRNDYPDSIIDYVSLQAGSAYGGVLANFMGSFIYDGRPYAFPTTAETHRVIYNSRTPKSWPAVLNLTPMGTAGGVAVENGSLIAVLNMHQTNNQNADSFAYIWNIYANNSVVIPTGGCDVSSRDVNVSLPEYPGTVSIPLTVRCAQNQNLAYYLTGPTTDAANTIFANTASTPVAQGVGIQIANSNGVIAANQNISLGVVGTSSTSLGLTANYARTTGQVVAGNVKSVVGVTFLYP from the coding sequence ATGAAAGACTTAATCCGCGTATTTTTGAAATATCTTGGTGCAGCCGCGATCATGATTGGCTATTCATCCAATGCCCATGCATTTGCTTGCCAAACAGCGGCCGGGGCGGCCATTCCTATTGGCGGCGGCAGCGCCAACGTCTATGTTGATTTGGCTCCACAGATCGGAGTGGGCCAAAACTTGGTGGTTGATTTGTCCAGTAGGATCTTCTGTCGTAATGATTACCCAGACAGCATTATAGACTACGTTTCTCTGCAAGCGGGTTCAGCCTATGGCGGCGTACTGGCGAACTTTATGGGGAGTTTTATTTATGACGGTAGGCCTTACGCATTCCCGACCACGGCTGAAACCCACCGGGTGATTTATAATTCCAGAACCCCAAAGTCCTGGCCCGCGGTACTTAATCTTACACCGATGGGCACGGCTGGTGGCGTGGCGGTAGAGAACGGCTCGTTAATTGCTGTGTTAAATATGCATCAGACCAATAATCAGAATGCGGACTCGTTCGCGTATATTTGGAATATCTACGCCAACAATAGTGTGGTGATCCCCACCGGCGGCTGTGACGTCTCTTCCCGCGACGTCAACGTGAGTCTGCCAGAATATCCGGGAACCGTGTCGATACCGTTGACGGTACGTTGTGCCCAGAACCAAAACTTGGCCTATTACCTGACTGGGCCAACCACGGATGCGGCAAACACGATTTTTGCTAATACCGCCTCTACACCTGTCGCTCAAGGGGTGGGTATTCAGATTGCCAACAGCAATGGCGTGATTGCCGCCAATCAGAACATTTCGCTGGGTGTCGTTGGCACCTCGTCAACCAGTTTAGGGTTGACCGCCAATTATGCACGAACCACCGGCCAAGTCGTGGCCGGTAACGTCAAGTCAGTGGTTGGCGTCACTTTTTTGTACCCGTGA
- the fimA gene encoding type 1 fimbrial major subunit FimA, protein MKIKSLVAGIAAVLSLTGVANAATIVNGGSIHFKGEVVNAACAVDTGSIGQTVPMAQARTASLATAGDVSSSIGFNIQLNDCDPGVAGSVSIAFMGTAVNATYPTALALQASAAGNAENVGVQILDRIGTALAVDGATFSAETTLSEGIVIVPFQARYIATGTATAGIANADATFKVQYL, encoded by the coding sequence ATGAAAATCAAATCATTGGTTGCTGGTATTGCCGCAGTTCTTTCTCTGACTGGCGTCGCTAATGCTGCGACTATCGTCAACGGTGGCTCGATCCACTTCAAAGGCGAAGTCGTTAATGCGGCTTGTGCCGTGGATACAGGTTCTATTGGCCAGACGGTACCAATGGCGCAAGCAAGAACAGCTTCGTTGGCTACCGCTGGAGATGTCAGTTCTTCTATTGGGTTCAATATCCAACTGAATGATTGTGATCCAGGGGTTGCTGGCTCGGTCTCTATTGCTTTCATGGGCACCGCAGTTAACGCTACCTATCCTACTGCTCTGGCTCTACAAGCTTCTGCAGCGGGTAATGCAGAAAACGTTGGTGTTCAGATCCTTGATCGCATCGGCACAGCATTGGCAGTTGATGGTGCGACCTTCAGTGCGGAGACTACGCTCTCTGAGGGCATCGTTATTGTTCCATTCCAGGCTCGTTATATCGCGACTGGCACTGCCACTGCCGGTATTGCCAACGCTGATGCCACTTTCAAGGTGCAGTATCTGTAA
- a CDS encoding fimbria/pilus periplasmic chaperone produces the protein MLMDEVYVRKTTMVGKMMSVLLLLAAGQVGMANAGIGLGATRVIYPSDQKQVTLGVSNNDENSTYLIQSWVESADGQKDGSLIITPPLYLMQGKKENTLRIIDATNQSLPKDRESLYWVNVKAIPSLDKSRQDENTLQLAITSRIKLFYRPNGLSVAPDKAPEQLRFKRNGKELTIVNPTPYFITLSELNAGSRLLANTMVPPMGSANVTLPADAGSNISYRTINDYGAQTSALKGVMQ, from the coding sequence ATCCTGATGGACGAGGTATATGTGAGAAAAACAACGATGGTTGGAAAGATGATGTCCGTATTGCTGCTGTTGGCGGCGGGGCAGGTAGGTATGGCAAATGCCGGCATTGGCCTTGGCGCGACTCGGGTGATCTATCCTTCTGATCAGAAACAGGTCACTTTGGGTGTCAGCAATAACGATGAGAACAGCACCTATCTGATCCAATCTTGGGTAGAAAGCGCCGATGGACAAAAAGATGGCAGCCTTATTATTACGCCACCGTTGTATTTGATGCAGGGAAAAAAAGAGAACACGCTGCGCATCATTGATGCGACCAACCAGAGTTTGCCGAAGGATCGGGAGAGCCTGTACTGGGTCAACGTCAAAGCAATCCCCTCACTGGACAAATCACGCCAAGATGAGAACACCCTGCAATTGGCTATTACCAGCCGTATCAAACTGTTTTATCGCCCAAATGGGCTCAGTGTTGCGCCAGACAAAGCACCGGAGCAGTTACGCTTTAAACGTAACGGCAAAGAGCTGACGATCGTCAATCCGACCCCCTATTTCATCACTTTGAGCGAGCTCAATGCGGGCTCGCGGCTGCTGGCTAACACCATGGTGCCGCCTATGGGGTCGGCCAACGTGACACTCCCTGCTGATGCAGGTAGCAATATCAGCTATAGGACTATCAACGACTACGGTGCCCAAACATCGGCACTCAAAGGTGTCATGCAGTAA
- a CDS encoding fimbrial protein, with protein sequence MRKKLYILCLLALFSTRVTQAADSTISISGYVKDNACSVAPGSQSFVVDLLSHAAKQLHRVGATTPRVLFSIVLDNCSAIAVKTGFTGGADSDNLSLLKIDSGAGAAAGMGIQILDNNGNAIALNETSSGLNWSSITTGQSNTLYFYARLMATRAQVTAGQVSATANFTLEFQ encoded by the coding sequence ATGAGAAAAAAACTTTATATCCTGTGTCTGCTGGCGCTGTTTAGCACCAGAGTAACGCAGGCCGCGGACAGCACCATCTCCATTAGCGGCTACGTTAAGGACAATGCCTGCTCTGTTGCACCGGGCTCACAAAGTTTTGTGGTGGATCTGTTGAGTCATGCGGCCAAGCAGTTGCATCGGGTAGGGGCAACGACGCCGAGGGTACTGTTCAGCATTGTGCTCGATAATTGCTCGGCGATCGCGGTGAAAACGGGTTTCACCGGTGGAGCAGACAGCGACAACCTCAGCCTGCTGAAAATCGACAGTGGTGCCGGTGCGGCGGCCGGCATGGGTATACAGATCCTCGATAACAACGGCAATGCCATTGCTCTCAATGAGACATCGAGCGGGCTGAACTGGTCAAGCATAACCACTGGGCAGTCCAATACGCTGTATTTCTATGCGCGTCTGATGGCGACCCGTGCACAGGTGACTGCAGGGCAGGTCAGTGCTACGGCAAACTTTACCCTGGAATTTCAGTAA
- a CDS encoding MurR/RpiR family transcriptional regulator: MFTYQEISALNELELIVYNYIIKNTDKVMYMTIRELADAAGVSTTTVLRFCKKMNCDGYSEFRVRFKLYLEHDDKPPVSFGISEIINYFKSINNREFDELLDVAAAQIAEMNRVIFVGIGTSGALGKYSARFFSNIGKFSTYIDDPYYPINSDMYQDAIAIILSVSGETEEIIRIANQFSLHKCKIISLTNSDNSTLAKMADLNISYHMPPIVLEGQYNITTQIPVLYIIETIGKKLPQLTRK, from the coding sequence ATGTTTACATATCAAGAAATATCAGCGTTAAACGAACTGGAATTGATCGTTTATAACTACATCATCAAAAATACCGACAAAGTGATGTATATGACCATCAGAGAATTAGCTGATGCAGCGGGTGTTTCTACCACCACGGTTTTGCGCTTCTGCAAGAAAATGAATTGTGATGGTTATTCTGAATTTCGGGTTCGCTTTAAGCTGTATTTAGAACATGATGATAAACCCCCTGTCAGTTTTGGTATCAGCGAAATAATAAACTATTTCAAGAGTATTAATAATCGCGAATTTGATGAATTACTTGATGTTGCTGCGGCGCAAATAGCCGAAATGAACCGAGTTATTTTTGTTGGAATAGGCACGTCTGGCGCATTAGGTAAATACAGTGCGCGTTTCTTTTCTAATATTGGAAAGTTTAGTACTTATATTGATGATCCTTATTATCCAATAAATAGTGATATGTATCAGGACGCCATTGCGATTATCCTATCTGTATCTGGCGAAACAGAAGAGATCATCCGGATTGCCAACCAATTTAGTCTGCATAAATGCAAGATAATCAGCCTGACAAACAGTGATAACTCTACGCTCGCCAAAATGGCTGATCTTAATATATCCTATCATATGCCGCCTATCGTCTTAGAAGGCCAATATAATATTACCACCCAAATACCGGTGCTATATATTATTGAAACCATAGGCAAAAAACTCCCGCAATTAACACGAAAATAA
- a CDS encoding DinI family protein — MVVGKIRENPREKLRQYLAALAIEFNDHVKRRYPDAEATIRLASMDGLSVLGGLPHDKEVIQEILKETWESADDWFQT; from the coding sequence TTGGTGGTAGGGAAAATCAGGGAAAACCCAAGGGAAAAACTCCGGCAATATTTGGCTGCTCTAGCTATCGAGTTTAATGATCACGTAAAGCGTCGCTATCCAGATGCGGAAGCTACAATAAGACTGGCGAGTATGGACGGGTTGAGCGTATTGGGTGGGCTGCCTCACGACAAAGAAGTGATTCAGGAGATTTTGAAGGAAACGTGGGAAAGTGCTGATGATTGGTTTCAGACTTGA